The sequence below is a genomic window from Halosolutus gelatinilyticus.
GTGTCGTAAGACGGTCGTCCGGTGGAGGACGTCCGCATCGTGGTCCGTCGTTCCGCTGGCGGCCGCCGCGCTCGCGGCGCCCGCATCGATCGATCCGATCGTCGGTTCCGCGGCGGATCGATCGAGGCCGGGGCCGCCGCCGATCGCACCGACGCTGCCGGGGAGCGATCCGACGAGCAACGCGATCGCGAGCACGACGCCGACTCGGGAGTTCACGGACGTACACTGGAAAGTGACTCTCAAGTCTTTTGTGGCATTCCCGTCCAACGAACGACCGTCGTAGCGATCGTCTCGAGGCGCGACCCCCGTTCAAAATCGTTTTGAACAGTTCTGAGCGGAAGAACGATCGGCGATCCTTACTGTCCCTCCGGCCGACGTGACGACCATGACGAACCAGCAGTCGACTCGCGATCGTAGCCGAAACGGCGATCGGTTCGGGCCAGCCGTCGATCGGCGGACGTTCATCGCCGCCGGCAGCGGCGTCGGCGCGACGATGCTCGCCGGGTGTACGTCGGATCGCTCGCCGGCGGCGGAAAGCGATGACGGCACGGACGGGGCGGACAGCGCGGACGATGCGGGCGATGCGAATGCCGCTGGTTCGAATTTCCGGCTGCTCATCAGCGACATGCCGGCCGATATCGGGGATTTCGACAGGCTGGACGTCACCTTCGACAAGGCCCGTATCTTCGACGGCGGAAACGAGGGCGAGGACGAGACCGACGAGAGCGAACAGACGGACGACGAGCGAGCGGACGGGGAAGAACGGGCGGACGCCGAGGAGCAGTCGACCGATGGGGACAGTGCCGAAGACGGGGCGAACGCCGACGGAAACGAGAACGAGAGCGAGGGGGGCGGAACCGAAGAGACGACGGACGAAACCGAGGACGCGGACGAAACCGACGACCCTGCCGACGGTGTCGAACGAAAGCGGGGGTTCTACATCCTCGATCTCGACGGCGCGACGGTCGACCTCACGCAGGTCGTCGGCGACAAGGCGAGCGGCGTCTTCGAGGGCGAACTGTCGGACGGTCGGTACCGGAAGATCGAACTCCACGTCGCGGACGTCGAAGGGATCGTCGACGGCGACGCAGTGGACGTGAACGTCCCCAGCGAGAAGCTCCAACTCACCAACCCCTTCGAGATTCGCGCCGGCGAACCCATCGAGTTCGTGTTCGACATCAACGTGGTCAAACGGGGAAAGAACAACGGGTACAACCTGAAACCCGTGATCTCGAAAAGCGGCATCAACGGCGCGGACGTCGACGTTGACGAAGTGGCGGAAGATGGCGAAGACGGTGCTGAAGACGAAACGAAGGGCTCGAAAGACGAGGACGACGAATCCGACGGCGACGAGGACACCATAGATGGCGCG
It includes:
- a CDS encoding DUF4382 domain-containing protein, whose product is MTNQQSTRDRSRNGDRFGPAVDRRTFIAAGSGVGATMLAGCTSDRSPAAESDDGTDGADSADDAGDANAAGSNFRLLISDMPADIGDFDRLDVTFDKARIFDGGNEGEDETDESEQTDDERADGEERADAEEQSTDGDSAEDGANADGNENESEGGGTEETTDETEDADETDDPADGVERKRGFYILDLDGATVDLTQVVGDKASGVFEGELSDGRYRKIELHVADVEGIVDGDAVDVNVPSEKLQLTNPFEIRAGEPIEFVFDINVVKRGKNNGYNLKPVISKSGINGADVDVDEVAEDGEDGAEDETKGSKDEDDESDGDEDTIDGAEGDKDGTDSEKNGEAADEVGGDSDASNGEN